A genomic segment from Nicotiana tabacum cultivar K326 chromosome 7, ASM71507v2, whole genome shotgun sequence encodes:
- the LOC107782622 gene encoding transcription factor bHLH95-like, protein MNEGSGRDCLIWDNQGWSFLNSNNLDGSEEKFAGDKLSDPNTSHDQPRTAAKETKAAARGRKRSASGRKESDEVKCGGIGGGEGESDHEIHIWTERERRKKMRNMFSNLHALLPQLPPKADKSTIVDEAVNYIKTLQNTLQKLQNQKLEKLHCLTATMNSNDLSIITSQKLLESNNRELFLADQGSTSNSTAITPTNNNNNNNTTPFLNIPTVFQTWTSPNVILNVCGEEAHISICCLKKPGILSGICFVLEKYKIGMVSAQVSSDHYRSLYMIQTHATGGSTLNQFSEALTVEEIYKQAAEEIMLWATSK, encoded by the exons ATGAATGAAGGGAGTGGTCGTGATTGTTTGATATGGGACAATCAAGGGTGGTCATTTTTAAACTCGAATAACTTAGATGGGAGTGAAGAGAAATTTGCGGGTGACAAGTTGTCAGATCCAAATACTAGTCATGATCAGCCGCGGACCGCTGCTAAGGAGACTAAAGCGGCTGCCCGCGGCAGAAAAAGAAGTGCGAGTGGCCGCAAAGAAAGTGATGAAGTAAAGTGTGGTGGTATTGGAGGTGGTGAAGGAGAATCAGATCATGAGATACACATATGGACAGAGAGAGAAAGGAGAAAGAAGATGAGGAATATGTTCTCTAATCTTCATGCTTTGCTTCCTCAACTTCCTCCTAAG GCTGACAAGTCCACCATTGTTGATGAAGCAGTGAACTACATTAAAACACTGCAGAATACTCTTCAGAAGCTTCAAAACCAGAAGCTAGAAAAGCTTCATTGCTTAACAGCTACAATGAATAGTAATGATCTTTCGATAATTACTTCACAGAAATTACTAGAGAGTAATAACAGGGAACTATTTTTGGCTGATCAAGGATCTACTAGTAACTCAACTGCTATTACACcaaccaataataataataataataatacaactcCATTTTTGAATATTCCAACAGTATTTCAAACATGGACTTCTCCAAACGTGATACTAAATGTTTGTGGAGAAGAAGCTCATATTAGTATTTGTTGTCTCAAGAAACCTGGAATTTTAAGTGgcatttgttttgttttggagAAATATAAGATAGGGATGGTATCTGCTCAAGTTTCATCAGATCATTATAGAAGCTTGTACATGATTCAAACCCAT GCAACAGGTGGAAGTACATTGAATCAATTCTCGGAAGCATTGACAGTGGAAGAAATATACAAACAAGCAGCAGAAGAGATAATGTTGTGGGCAACTTCCAAATGA
- the LOC107782630 gene encoding E3 ubiquitin-protein ligase MBR2 isoform X2, whose translation MQGNRSILDSFPETIDLNQVSVSNNASVDPTAPWDNMLNPVEDRLSNTMVSSGQENPSCTNAASCNIQNRGGWDHGGSSSSANLHNNGHGSDLKIGHGWASSSSNYATTNPKSEERRFEPSNIFLPESAASGYGGNYMFGSPPNLPNLASVHSPGNANLTGAYNHGDTRLVVRPSASPIVPTSSSRLEAERPASHVSYNVGMSSGSSSYWAGTPDISGSSMGNWGLSCKRKALEGSSRQSCGGSSSSNAEPENVMQHNFPNQYDTSSGLNVSPASASVQNTCYLENLFPRNGVGTRVAASDIFPPLSASGVAETSAGSFGGGPNLGNQDTITFGFLPTGNDLGRSSVGSSLVTPRAMPVTNSLSSRQPIPLPTNSGNPGSHSGVMRVSGVPRGLHPVPWNVSPNSRGGSSSSPNMVSGDRYAALQAEANFRSSIRNNREPHPFVPAPETRNMVHDPTNWSLATSNASYSRNMPSSSASGHGSSALTFPTAWMPNQNSATSSNHSISEFAPWTPVESGSGSQRGPFSLLPSAASSLEEAEMSSRSSSRRNHQLHLRSTSGADFSGNDVEGWRGLAADIEGRHRLIRQVLRAMRRAENMRSEDYMMFDPFVNGIGELHDRHRDMRLDVDNMSYEELLALEERIGNVNTGLSEETILRHMKQRKHEPIYGGSSSNLEPCCICREYITGDEMGILDCGHEFHCGCIKQWLMLKNLCPICKMTALDA comes from the exons ATGCAAGGGAACAGAAGCATACTGGATTCCTTTCCAGAAACTATTGATCTTAATCAGGTATCTGTTTCAAATAATGCTTCTGTAGATCCGACTGCCCCTTGGGATAACATGCTAAATCCAGTAGAGGATCGATTATCAAATACCATGGTATCTTCTGGTCAAGAAAATCCTAGTTGCACTAACGCTGCTAGTTGTAACATTCAGAACCGCGGTGGGTGGGATCATGGTGGGTCGAGCTCCAGTGCTAATCTGCACAACAATGGACATGGTAGTGATTTGAAAATAGGACATGGTTGGGCTTCTTCGTCAAGTAATTATGCCACGACTAATCCAAAGTCAGAAGAAAGGCGATTTGAACCATCCAATATCTTCCTTCCTGAGAGTGCCGCTAGTGGATATGGTGGAAATTATATGTTTGGCAGCCCTCCAAATTTACCAAATCTTGCCTCGGTTCACAGTCCTGGGAATGCTAACTTAACTGGTGCGTACAACCATGGTGACACTCGGCTGGTCGTGAGACCAAGTGCATCTCCAATTGTCCCCACATCTAGTAGCAGATTGGAAGCTGAACGTCCTGCTTCCCATGTCTCTTACAATGTTGGCATGTCTTCAGGTAGTTCTAGCTATTGGGCAGGGACCCCTGATATATCAGGTTCTTCCATGGGTAATTGGGGTTTATCCTGCAAGCGCAAGGCCCTTGAAGGCAGTTCTAGACAGTCTTGTGGTGGTAGTTCAAGTTCCAATGCagaacccgaaaatgttatgcaGCATAATTTTCCAAATCAATATGATACTTCCAGCGGCTTAAACGTATCACCAGCCTCTGCAAGTGTGCAAAATACTTGTTATTTAGAAAACCTTTTTCCAAGAAATGGGGTTGGTACAAGAGTGGCTGCTTCTGACATATTTCCTCCTTTAAGTGCTAGTGGAGTTGCGGAAACCTCTGCGGGAAGTTTTGGAGGTGGACCAAATCTTGGGAACCAAGATACAATTACATTTGGTTTTCTGCCAACTGGGAACGATTTAGGGCGTTCTAGTGTCGGCTCTAGCCTTGTGACTCCTCGAGCTATGCCAGTAACTAATTCCTTGAGCTCCAGACAGCCAATTCCACTGCCAACAAATTCAGGTAACCCAGGGAGCCATTCTGGTGTAATGCGCGTTTCTGGTGTTCCTAGAGGTTTGCATCCAGTTCCTTGGAACGTATCTCCAAATTCACGAGGTGGTAGTTCATCAAGTCCAAATATGGTTTCTGGAGATAGATATGCTGCCTTACAGGCTGAAGCTAACTTCAGGAGCTCAATAAGAAATAATAGGGAACCTCATCCATTTGTTCCTGCTCCTGAGACTAGAAATATGGTACATGATCCCACTAATTGGAGTTTAGCTACTTCAAATGCGAGCTATTCCAGAAACATGCCTTCTAGTTCTGCATCTGGCCATGGGTCAAGTGCACTAACTTTTCCTACTGCATGGATGCCTAATCAGAACTCAGCAACCAGTAGCAATCACAGTATTTCCGAATTTGCTCCTTGGACTCCTGTTGAGTCCGGGTCTGGAAGTCAGAGAGGTCCATTTTCCCTTCTGCCTTCAGCTGCATCTTCTTTGGAGGAGGCAGAGATGTCTTCCCGATCTAGTAGCCGTCGTAATCATCAACTTCACCTTAGATCAACTTCAGGGGCTGATTTTTCAGGAAATGATGTGGAAGGATGGCGTGGTTTAGCTGCTGATATCGAGGGTCGCCACAGACTG ATTCGTCAAGTCTTGCGTGCCATGCGGAGGGCCGAGAACATGCGATCCGAG GACTATATGATGTTTGATCCATTTGTCAACGGCATCGGGGAGTTGCATGATAGGCATAGAGACATGAGGCTCGACGTCGATAACATGTCTTATGAG GAATTATTGGCGTTGGAAGAACGTATAGGGAATGTGAACACCGGATTGAGCGAAGAAACCATTTTGCGCCATATGAAACAGCGGAAGCATGAGCCTATATATGGAGGGTCGTCGTCAAACTTGGAGCCTTGCTGTATATGTCGG GAATACATAACTGGAGATGAGATGGGCATATTGGATTGTGGGCATGAATTCCATTGTGGTTGCATAAAGCAGTGGTTGATGCTGAAGAATCTGTGTCCTATATGTAAGATGACAGCTTTAGATGCTTGA
- the LOC107782630 gene encoding E3 ubiquitin-protein ligase MBR2 isoform X1 produces the protein MQGNRSILDSFPETIDLNQVSVSNNASVDPTAPWDNMLNPVEDRLSNTMVSSGQENPSCTNAASCNIQNRGGWDHGGSSSSANLHNNGHGSDLKIGHGWASSSSNYATTNPKSEERRFEPSNIFLPESAASGYGGNYMFGSPPNLPNLASVHSPGNANLTGAYNHGDTRLVVRPSASPIVPTSSSRLEAERPASHVSYNVGMSSGSSSYWAGTPDISGSSMGNWGLSCKRKALEGSSRQSCGGSSSSNAEPENVMQHNFPNQYDTSSGLNVSPASASVQNTCYLENLFPRNGVGTRVAASDIFPPLSASGVAETSAGSFGGGPNLGNQDTITFGFLPTGNDLGRSSVGSSLVTPRAMPVTNSLSSRQPIPLPTNSGNPGSHSGVMRVSGVPRGLHPVPWNVSPNSRGGSSSSPNMVSGDRYAALQAEANFRSSIRNNREPHPFVPAPETRNMVHDPTNWSLATSNASYSRNMPSSSASGHGSSALTFPTAWMPNQNSATSSNHSISEFAPWTPVESGSGSQRGPFSLLPSAASSLEEAEMSSRSSSRRNHQLHLRSTSGADFSGNDVEGWRGLAADIEGRHRLIRQVLRAMRRAENMRSEDYMMFDPFVNGIGELHDRHRDMRLDVDNMSYEELLALEERIGNVNTGLSEETILRHMKQRKHEPIYGGSSSNLEPCCICREEYITGDEMGILDCGHEFHCGCIKQWLMLKNLCPICKMTALDA, from the exons ATGCAAGGGAACAGAAGCATACTGGATTCCTTTCCAGAAACTATTGATCTTAATCAGGTATCTGTTTCAAATAATGCTTCTGTAGATCCGACTGCCCCTTGGGATAACATGCTAAATCCAGTAGAGGATCGATTATCAAATACCATGGTATCTTCTGGTCAAGAAAATCCTAGTTGCACTAACGCTGCTAGTTGTAACATTCAGAACCGCGGTGGGTGGGATCATGGTGGGTCGAGCTCCAGTGCTAATCTGCACAACAATGGACATGGTAGTGATTTGAAAATAGGACATGGTTGGGCTTCTTCGTCAAGTAATTATGCCACGACTAATCCAAAGTCAGAAGAAAGGCGATTTGAACCATCCAATATCTTCCTTCCTGAGAGTGCCGCTAGTGGATATGGTGGAAATTATATGTTTGGCAGCCCTCCAAATTTACCAAATCTTGCCTCGGTTCACAGTCCTGGGAATGCTAACTTAACTGGTGCGTACAACCATGGTGACACTCGGCTGGTCGTGAGACCAAGTGCATCTCCAATTGTCCCCACATCTAGTAGCAGATTGGAAGCTGAACGTCCTGCTTCCCATGTCTCTTACAATGTTGGCATGTCTTCAGGTAGTTCTAGCTATTGGGCAGGGACCCCTGATATATCAGGTTCTTCCATGGGTAATTGGGGTTTATCCTGCAAGCGCAAGGCCCTTGAAGGCAGTTCTAGACAGTCTTGTGGTGGTAGTTCAAGTTCCAATGCagaacccgaaaatgttatgcaGCATAATTTTCCAAATCAATATGATACTTCCAGCGGCTTAAACGTATCACCAGCCTCTGCAAGTGTGCAAAATACTTGTTATTTAGAAAACCTTTTTCCAAGAAATGGGGTTGGTACAAGAGTGGCTGCTTCTGACATATTTCCTCCTTTAAGTGCTAGTGGAGTTGCGGAAACCTCTGCGGGAAGTTTTGGAGGTGGACCAAATCTTGGGAACCAAGATACAATTACATTTGGTTTTCTGCCAACTGGGAACGATTTAGGGCGTTCTAGTGTCGGCTCTAGCCTTGTGACTCCTCGAGCTATGCCAGTAACTAATTCCTTGAGCTCCAGACAGCCAATTCCACTGCCAACAAATTCAGGTAACCCAGGGAGCCATTCTGGTGTAATGCGCGTTTCTGGTGTTCCTAGAGGTTTGCATCCAGTTCCTTGGAACGTATCTCCAAATTCACGAGGTGGTAGTTCATCAAGTCCAAATATGGTTTCTGGAGATAGATATGCTGCCTTACAGGCTGAAGCTAACTTCAGGAGCTCAATAAGAAATAATAGGGAACCTCATCCATTTGTTCCTGCTCCTGAGACTAGAAATATGGTACATGATCCCACTAATTGGAGTTTAGCTACTTCAAATGCGAGCTATTCCAGAAACATGCCTTCTAGTTCTGCATCTGGCCATGGGTCAAGTGCACTAACTTTTCCTACTGCATGGATGCCTAATCAGAACTCAGCAACCAGTAGCAATCACAGTATTTCCGAATTTGCTCCTTGGACTCCTGTTGAGTCCGGGTCTGGAAGTCAGAGAGGTCCATTTTCCCTTCTGCCTTCAGCTGCATCTTCTTTGGAGGAGGCAGAGATGTCTTCCCGATCTAGTAGCCGTCGTAATCATCAACTTCACCTTAGATCAACTTCAGGGGCTGATTTTTCAGGAAATGATGTGGAAGGATGGCGTGGTTTAGCTGCTGATATCGAGGGTCGCCACAGACTG ATTCGTCAAGTCTTGCGTGCCATGCGGAGGGCCGAGAACATGCGATCCGAG GACTATATGATGTTTGATCCATTTGTCAACGGCATCGGGGAGTTGCATGATAGGCATAGAGACATGAGGCTCGACGTCGATAACATGTCTTATGAG GAATTATTGGCGTTGGAAGAACGTATAGGGAATGTGAACACCGGATTGAGCGAAGAAACCATTTTGCGCCATATGAAACAGCGGAAGCATGAGCCTATATATGGAGGGTCGTCGTCAAACTTGGAGCCTTGCTGTATA TGTCGGGAGGAATACATAACTGGAGATGAGATGGGCATATTGGATTGTGGGCATGAATTCCATTGTGGTTGCATAAAGCAGTGGTTGATGCTGAAGAATCTGTGTCCTATATGTAAGATGACAGCTTTAGATGCTTGA